AAATACCACAAACTAATTTAACATATTCCTAACATAACAGTGCGGATTGTATCTGGAGCACCAGCTTCATTATTAATGCTGAAATGATGAGCTGATTAATCAATACActatataaaatgttaaaagtaaTTTAGAAAAAATGCTAAACATTTTCTGGTTCTACCTTCTGTGAGGATTTCCAGGATCATTGTATATTGTAGGCTATATGGAATATCTCGTACATATGGAATGCATCCaagaatatttttatatttttgtttccaATTCAAAATCTCTACTTCACTGCATGTAACGAATTAGAATTattttaatgtaaatgtaacatGAGACCTGGGTTGCATTGAGTCGATGACTGAATTAAACGTACAACggaaacatttcatttttttatgaccTTGACTATTCAGTGACATCATGGCTGATAACCAGTCCCCTTAGTAAGTTCAGTCGATTTGGAGCGTCTCTATGCAACCAACCATAACCACACACCACCAGAAAATCCCCAGGGACATGTTTCAGCCAGACTTACGCAAAACTCTACTCAGCAACTTAATAAGTCCTTTATTTGCAATGTTCCGTGACCTCATCTGTCTAGTTTCCGATGCAAAAGAAGCAATAATTTCTTAAataaagaaagcaaaaaaaaaaaaatatttacaaaattCCAATACAACTAATAATCAATGGATTATCTAAAGCACCTCTCTGCATCTGGACAACTGCTGTTTCTGTTGGATACACTGCAATTACATCAGCAATTTCTCgtttctgaaaaataaactgaaaaacattgtttttttttttaattattatatatttacagAATGCTCCTGAAATAAGTTTCCACTTACAGTAGAAAAGGCTTTCAGATCATTTCTGTGTTGTTTTAACTGTATATATTTCCATCAAGTCAATTTTCTGTAGATTTCAAGTTTTAACGGTGATTGGGTCATTAAGTGTCCTCTACGACAGCTCAGGTTTAGGTATAGAAGAGGTAAAGATGAAGAGTCAGTGTGGTTTACTACTGGGGATGGGAGAGGATGGCTTAAAGGAAGCATTAAGACCACCCCCTAGTAGTCAAAGGTCAACACCAGTCCATGTTTCTGTCCTCTAAGTTCATCATGGGAAACAGGAAGAGAAAATACACAACCTTTGCATTAAAAACTCCATTCATCAAATTAAGATTAGTTCATGTACATTTGTCTATCGAAGTTTCGTCCACTGTATCATTAATAGAAACACACTTCAGTCATGCTGCACACGCCAGTAAGGGACAAAAGACATAAAAGCCGAGTTTGGATTGAACACACATTATGGCATGACGATACCCACGTTTTAGGGAACCCACTACACCACACGCCCTGCGGTTCATCTTGCAGATCAGATAGGATTTTAGGCATTAGAATTTTCTAGAACCATAAAAAAAGCAGCCTGTTGGTTTGCATTATTGTGAGAAAAAGAGTTTCGTAGTCGTGGGATACTTCACACCTCGTTAACAAGCAATCCTGCTGAATCAGTTTTCAAGTTTATTTGATGAGGACACTTGCTGTGACAAGCAGGTGGGGGAAATAATGAGGAAGCAAGAGAGGAAGGGTAGAGAGAAATGATTGTTTTCTGAGTCCATCcctcaaagaaaagaaaaaaaaaaaaaaataataaagattTATCCTCATTGAGGATTGATTTGAGTCTGCCTCTCTGGCAATATTGTCCATGACTCTCTGCAAAGCCCCCACCCTGCCAGAGGTGGGCGGCAGCTTTCAGTTCAGTCTTTTATTCCTTGTCAGACTCCTCCTCGGCCTCGCGGAGCCAGGTGAAGAAAGCGGTGACTGATTTCAAGGCCACACCTTTGCCTGTTTGCTCCGCAGGGTCTTTGCTGGTTTCCCATTTGTAGAAGGCATCCTCTTTAATAACGTCCTCGTCGTACAAGGCGTCGAAGAACATGCGCAGCAGGTCTGAAGAGACAGGATACAGAGGTCAATAAagtcaattttctttttttttttttaaaaaaaacacttattttcCTCTCTCTGATGTCACTTTCCCACCTACTAATCTAAACTTAACATAGGAATGAGCACAAACACTAGTAGTTTACTCTATAGTGAGGAGTAAAGTGAGATTTCACATATGAATCATCATTTTGTGTCATCAGGCTCGGCGTTACATCTGTCTCAAGCTATGGTCTCAATAATGGCCCTATTTGCATATTGAATTAACATTAATAACAGGCATAACCCAAACGGTATATGCTCCACCAACTTCAGAATTTGTTACAGGGCAACGGTATGAAaaggtatttgtttttttgtccacCCCTGTACATTTAGCCCCAGCACCTTACTGCTGGCCCTCTACAAGTAGAATACTACTCACTCGCTGGTTGCTCCATGTGCACCATCAGAGCCTGGAGGGCGTagagggcctgcagctccttcTGCTCATCAGACAGGTATCTCTGCAGCAGACTGGCCCTCTGACCGATCTGCAGTGCGTCCACCCTGTACGGGTTGTCACCTGAGAAGAAGAAACAAACTCATTCATTGAGATAAAACTTCTTGTAGgccatgaaaatgtttactctAAAAAGGGTTGCAAAATTAATCACATATTGCAATTTGCGTTTCTACAATTCATCATCACAGAACATCGATATCTCAGTAATACTGAAACATTTTCAACACGGAGAATTAATGCCGCCGCTGTGAGGTGAAAAGACGAACAGACAAAGAGAAAGGAtaattttagcccaaaacagaGAGCCCTTACAGCTATATACTTACATATGATTGCAGACTGACACACTGATGTCATCAATGCTCGTACGAACTGGTTGGAAGCAGTTTGCTGCTCGTCCAAGTTAGCctggggaaagaaaaaaaaccccacaaaaaaactgttcaacAGAGGAAACAAATGACTCATACAACTTTAAAACCTGCATGGGATACTCAAGTCTGAAGTAAAACATGAGCTACATCAGAAGTACATTTCACCCACCTCAACCCAGTCTCTGATGCGCTGGTTGTTGGCCTTGTCCTGGAGGAGTCTGTCCAGCTGTTTGCTGAGCTCCGCTCCAGTGAGGACCTTCTTCTCATCCACGTCCTTTGACTCCATCTCCTCTCCTGTGGTGAACTCCACTTTCTAAATTACATAAACAAAGATAATTGAAGATTCTCTTGTAAGTGAttaacttttaattattttgcttttaattctttaatttttcttaaatgtgaatgaccaaaacacaacacatgacATGAGGGGTATGTAGGTATTGGCATTAGGTCTGCATTGGTGTCAATTTGCTGCAATTAAATATCTTTATTTCTAAATGATAAACAATCAAGACATAtattatgtttctgttttctaTGAGATTGTATGAAGGTCTTTCATTTCGTGTGCCTTCTCTGAATGAGAGCTTACAATCTCTCTTTGTTATTTCCCCGTGCCTCCACCAAACTACATTGAAAAAACTGTGTTTCACTGTCTTGTACTACTGTAGCCTACAGACCTGATCGGTGACAAACTTGTTGACGTCTTCATCCTCGGGCAAGAAATCACTCCAATTGAGCCCACCCTCAGTCCACATGGCCCCAACCTTCTTAGGGGTCTGAtggggagaagaaaaaaaaaaaaaaaattaaatccaGTGAGTCTAAACTGTCAAACGGCACAAAGTATTAAGATGTTAATGTACAACAAGGTGTAATGAAACAATATTAAAGGTTGCACTCAATATagacagaaggacagaaggAATGGGGTTTTGGGGATTTATGTAGGACGTACCATTTCTTTGCAGAGCAACTTGAGGATCTGTACCAGAAGCACGCCAGCCTGCCCCAGAGGCACAAGAGGCTTTGAGATCTCCCTGAAGAtgcaacacacatacactgagtTATTCATTCCATTTGCTTTTAACTAAATTATTATTCAGTCGTTTTATTTATTACCATAATTAGTAAAATCAGTTATAAttagggtttaaaaaaaaaaaaaagtacgtTGATTGTTGTGAAAAGGAAATGTGAAGAAAGGGAATGATAGACAAGAGTAACTACAGACACCTCAAATATTTGTGAGAAGCTGACAATGGTGTCCCTGTTATCCCACTGACTCAGATTTGATGTTTTTGAACTGCATGTGTACAATATGTATTATTGTGACGCATGTTTAGGGCCAGAGCACTGCCTACACCCTACAAATGTTGCTGGGTCAAAGGTAGCAGTTGCTGACAGATCTCAATCCACAGGAACTAGGCTTGCttaagaattatttgatttaattaTGTTTGCTGACTTCCAGCACTGTAGCTCACCTGAAGAGCTGTCCCATAGGGATGCCTCCCTCATGGAGCATGGGGGTAATGAGTTCAGCCAGGTAGAGCCAGATGTGAGGTATATCTATGGCCGTGTCTTCCGCAGCCTCCAGGGTCTCTTCTAGCCTACAGTCCCAAAAAGCACAAAGCACTCAATCtcattttaacacacacacgcacattcgTTAGTTTATTTTGCATAAATCAGTCCATCAAGAGTAAACAAGGATGCACTTTACAGACATCGGAAACACAGTGTGGTGTTTTTCCTGTTAAAGCTCACCCTTTGTAGTACTGCGCTGTGGGCAATAAATCTGCCTTTACAAGTTGGTGCAGCAACAGGCCCATGTGTGCTCTAGCAATGGTGCTGCGCTCAAGCGTCGACTCCACGCCGTTCCGCACAAACACATAGAGCAGTGAGGCGCTGTTGAGTTCCGTCACACACTGCAACGCCTCCTACggcagcagaagaagaagacacaCAAGATGTTGGCCATCAAAGTGGTTTCATATTCCAAGCATTTGCTGGTAAAGCCAGACAATATGCGTACATTTAAGGAAATGCACTTTGTTGCATGCAAGTTTACATGGCGTCACGTTTGTACCTTCAAGTCATTAATGTGGAGGTATTCTTCTATAATGGCGTTCGACTTCTTCTCCAACTCCTCTTCACTCAAGGCAGGTtttgggagaggaggaggaggagtgggggCACTCTCACGCTTAACTGCAGAGAAAAATGAGTTAAATAGCTCACAGCTTTTCCTTCAGGACATTTTTCTACCATTATATCCATTTCAAATCATCACTTTTGCTCAGTGGGTTTTTTACCTGGGAGATCTTTGCTTGGGGCCCTGTCCTggcttcctctgtctctgcttCCTCTATCCCGACTTCCTCTATCCCGACTTCCTCGGTCCCTGCTTCCTCTGTCCCTATTGTCGGTCATGCTGGCCACGCGGCGCACCGGCTCAGTCGAGGCCCGGAGGTCTCCGGCCCTCCCGCCGCGCTCCTGAGACTCTCTGCTGAAACTTCTCTTGGTAATTTGGTTCCGGGTGCTCCTGTCGTCACGACCCTCCCGTCCCTCGCTGCGATCGAATCGGTCAAACCGATCCCTGTCGCGATCACCCCTGTCTCTGTCGCCACCACGCTCGCGGCTTGAGCTTGACCTAAAGGTTGTAAGTGAAACAAAAAGGTCCACATTTATCATAATGTGCCATCAAATCTGATCTGATATTAAACTGGTTGCTATACAGGCCATTTATTCAGTGAAGGAGATAAAGAAAACAATAGGAGCAAAGTACGAGGACAAGACATTTCACTTGGTGAGAAAATATCTGCAGCTGCTAAATACCTCGGAGGAGCTCTGCGATCAGAGTCAGTTGAAGACAACAACGAACCAGACTGTTGCAGGGCTGAGAAGCGGTTGAGGGTGCTGGTAGCTGGACGACCAGAATCTTAAAGTGGAAAAGGATAGATTAACACTCCAACCACTAAAACATCTTAAAACCACACTGTCTTTTTGAAGAATATGTTATACCTGGCTCTCCGCTTGCTGGTTTTGCTCCAGTTCCTCCACTGCTGCCTTTGCCCCAACTACCCCACATGCCTTTTCCCCCTGGAGCCAACAGTTGATTGTTGAAGTCCAGAGAACCAGGCTGACGGTGAACACAAAAGTAACAATTACAAACAAgttaaataaacatttacacCAGTCCCAAATCATCAggtcaaatatttattttgtttcattcTAAAGGCTCGTGATTTAGCAGAATAAGTGCAAGACTGGGGCGATTTCTTGCGGTGCACCCAAAACACACTTCAAGACTCAGGACtttaaacactttatttgactATACTGTCAAGTTAAACTGAATGAAAACCTGAAGCTACAAATTGTATACAGTCAATTTAGTGACAACTTCTGTGTTAGACTTGGACATTACCTTTGTGATCTTGCTAAGGCGAGTGGTGTCGATGGGTCTGTTCTTGGAAATGGGCACAGTGTTCCATCCCTCATCCTGAGGCTGGCTAGTCCGGCCACCTCCTGGTGTGTGAGAGCCACGGCCCCCCATGTTCCCTCCCATCCTGCcgcctcctctttctcctcctcctccctccttcttgGACAGGAGCTGCTGCTGAACTTTGATCTGTTCCCTGTGCTCCTCCATCTCTGCCTCCTTGTGGATCTGGTCGATTGTTTTAGGACCCTGGTCTCCTCTACGAGGCACCCACCCACTCTGTAGACCAAGGATGAAAGATAGTTATAAAAACGGTCTGTAACTGTTCCAACACCTGTCattaatgtcttcattcatGGTTCCCACGCGACTCCTAATCCCTGTGGAATACGTCACACACCGTTTAAAACGAGTCTGCTCATTCAGGAATACTTCTTAGCATTACTCACCACCATAaatgcttatttattattattttcggCTCCGGTTATGGATGAAGAAATATTTACCTTTCTGAGGTCCAAGACGTCTTGTAGCATGAAGCGGATTCTGGATGAGGTCTTTCTCTCTTTGATGATCTTGTCCATCTGGTTGAAATACTGATCCATACGAGGCTAACAgggacacagaaaaaaaatttttttatgaGTCATGGCTACAAAACAACAACCTCATTATGAATAAAGAATTGAGACTGATTTATACGTAGAGAACTGTCTCCTCAGTTCCTCAATCCCATCACTAACAATCAGTGGCCCAGACACGtggcacaaaaataaaagtcaTCACCGGAGACGGTTGAATGTGTAAATACTTAGGTTTTCTAGGGGTGTCCCCGACTAAGAATTTACATAGCCAAATGGCAATGGTTAAACCTTGCCTATAGTCGACTGATATtccaatcatgtttttttttttttttttaattaaaaaaaatatatttagtgCTCTGCTCGAATTCCAAAATaggctatacagtatatcatgatTTATTGGGAGAAAGCAAGCAATTCTATGTAAAATCTGACATTCAACACCCCCATATTGACCGAATGGAACGatactttgttttttgtatgACCACATTTTCCACCGCTGCGACAATTCAACGGTCCTTTGATCAAATCATCAAATAGTCGACAATTCGGGGTCACCCCTATTGTGTCCATGCTTTATTTACCTTGGCCTTCTCAAAGTCCAGGTCTTTGCCAATTGTGGAGAACAGCCTGCAGAGACACTCCAGAGACTCTTCATCATGATTCTTCAGTAGTTTCACTACGCAGTCGTGCATGATGGCCTCTGTCAGCATCTTCAGCTTGAAGAGCTCGCCAATGAACTTTATGTTACCCATTGAACGGCGGCGAGCCTTGTCTTTGAAATCCTGCAGCTCCACCTTCAAGCGCTCACACTCCTCTCCCTGAGGGCAGATACAAGTAGGAGTTTGTGCTTAGTGCTGGGGTAATATGATCAGTTTAGTCTAAGTAAACAACAAAACCTGTGGTGGTTGCGACAGTGCGGGTAAAGGATCACATTTCTTACTTCTTTGGCAGCCTCTAtttctttttgctttttctcaaAGATTTCATCATCATCCTGGTCCTTCTCAAACTCTTTCTGGCAGCGGTTGAGCAGCAGTTTGCGGAAGTTCACAAAGAGTCCTGGCTTGTCAGGGATGGGGACTTTCAACTGAAGGAGGAAAACAGAGtacaattaaacatttttaatgaatATACATCATCTCAGATATAATTATATGGCCTAAAGCATGATTATAAAAGTTAAAATGAACAGTGATTAAAGTGTCCTTTATTATGAACATTCAGTGGCCCAGACACGTGGCACAAAACAGAAGTCATCATTGAAGCAAATTATAAGACCCTGATAAAAATCACACGACCTACCCCCAAAAGGCAGCGGCACATGTTGGCATAGGCCACAGAGAAGTTGGGCTCTGAGATGGCTTTCTCAAAGATGAGATCAATCGTTCCCTTCAGCCTCTCCTCTGTGTCTATCGTCAGCTCTGTCACTTGTTTCATCAGCTCCTGAAACTTCTGAGGGGTCAACTTGTTGAGGATACTGCGCAGACGCTTGAACAGCTCTTGAGTCTTGGCCTGTTCAGGATCGTCATCTTCGACTTCCTCCGCGGCGCGGGTTCGAGTGGACTTCTTTACCGTGGGCTTCCAGGCCTTCTCAGCCTTGTTGAGCTGCACGTCGTCGCCGAGGGACATGctgctgattattttcctgGGCTCTTTCCTCTGGCCCTGCTGGGAGCGACGTGGCCCAGGTGGCTAAAAGGAGGGGAAGGGATGCATTTTAGAAAAGAAACCAtgatcaaaaaaataaatacatcgaATTATGGTTAAAATCAccaaagaaagagaagagacaAAGTCACTGTTGCGTGCTGTGGTGTTTGTGTCTGCTCTCTCTTGGGTCTCTCTAGGTACCTGCCAGCCTTGCAGCTGCAGTAAGTGATTGAGTGTAGCTTATTTCAATAAGTAATCAGGGCTGGGAGTATAAAGGAGCTGGAGAGAGCTACGGACAGTTCCAGTGGGCCATTACGCCAACGTCCATGTGTGTACTTTATACGTTAataaattccttgtttgtccaTATACTTTAGTTTCCCGGG
This Sander lucioperca isolate FBNREF2018 chromosome 9, SLUC_FBN_1.2, whole genome shotgun sequence DNA region includes the following protein-coding sequences:
- the eif4g1a gene encoding eukaryotic translation initiation factor 4 gamma 1a isoform X6 yields the protein MNKPPQPITGPTSVPNPAPSPGLTQAAYGPGQPPSLVFATPPPPQMNSAPQPRQFAAGPRTLHQQGGYRALQSYYQNRPAMATSAPRVQTSSGPRPVGPTQVYPHGSQMMMISQQQLSFAGSPQGYFIPPGQYRAPYMPPTQQYPVTSGTAGFYPGTSPAEYPAYAGAYYPAQPQYSQSVQPAPVMINPAQQQQQAPPPQQPPAQSQGPPKRERKPIRIRDPNQGGRDITEEIMSGGRSTTTPTPPQASAADGSPAQTNGEVTQPATTVTRRDENTEPSASAETPPPLAIANTEPVVEAKQEMDNQMTPPAELAVQSVAPTAAAEVTSPLIKDLQSPPSLPAATAASTTTVPPEAENKVDTKVGDTVDAPVGPSASLAAQEAPVKMEEPQAAPSPAEKVPEKEEKKAEELQKLENKEQVASAKFEPAVEVPATVTPVEEAKEETATKTETKVATPPPSAQEPSAPQTQNATQSPAPKPEPTPAEAAEPLLSNGLPQDTEELSEDVAFSDTTRLDKPDASQSQESTPVAKTAMPAQEEEEEEKEKGEERKEKSEDAPPAPVSCPTEEPTMQAATSVPKKRKNMKEFNKKEAIGDLLDAFTEEQEAKPAPEPSSTQADPVPVAPPEPPAEVVDETWEEREDKQNAEPKVTSEPTEQKYQYKEEKWKPIDPEDKKRYDREFLLGFQFISASMHKPDGLPIISDVVLDKANKTPMRPADPARMINVGPDFTPSYLGNLGSRSVGGPRGPPPGPRRSQQGQRKEPRKIISSMSLGDDVQLNKAEKAWKPTVKKSTRTRAAEEVEDDDPEQAKTQELFKRLRSILNKLTPQKFQELMKQVTELTIDTEERLKGTIDLIFEKAISEPNFSVAYANMCRCLLGLKVPIPDKPGLFVNFRKLLLNRCQKEFEKDQDDDEIFEKKQKEIEAAKEGEECERLKVELQDFKDKARRRSMGNIKFIGELFKLKMLTEAIMHDCVVKLLKNHDEESLECLCRLFSTIGKDLDFEKAKPRMDQYFNQMDKIIKERKTSSRIRFMLQDVLDLRKSGWVPRRGDQGPKTIDQIHKEAEMEEHREQIKVQQQLLSKKEGGGGERGGGRMGGNMGGRGSHTPGGGRTSQPQDEGWNTVPISKNRPIDTTRLSKITKPGSLDFNNQLLAPGGKGMWGSWGKGSSGGTGAKPASGEPDSGRPATSTLNRFSALQQSGSLLSSTDSDRRAPPRSSSSRERGGDRDRGDRDRDRFDRFDRSEGREGRDDRSTRNQITKRSFSRESQERGGRAGDLRASTEPVRRVASMTDNRDRGSRDRGSRDRGSRDRGSRDRGSQDRAPSKDLPVKRESAPTPPPPLPKPALSEEELEKKSNAIIEEYLHINDLKEALQCVTELNSASLLYVFVRNGVESTLERSTIARAHMGLLLHQLVKADLLPTAQYYKGLEETLEAAEDTAIDIPHIWLYLAELITPMLHEGGIPMGQLFREISKPLVPLGQAGVLLVQILKLLCKEMTPKKVGAMWTEGGLNWSDFLPEDEDVNKFVTDQKVEFTTGEEMESKDVDEKKVLTGAELSKQLDRLLQDKANNQRIRDWVEANLDEQQTASNQFVRALMTSVCQSAIICDNPYRVDALQIGQRASLLQRYLSDEQKELQALYALQALMVHMEQPANLLRMFFDALYDEDVIKEDAFYKWETSKDPAEQTGKGVALKSVTAFFTWLREAEEESDKE
- the eif4g1a gene encoding eukaryotic translation initiation factor 4 gamma 1a isoform X3, encoding MNKPPQPITGPTSVPNPAPSPGLTQAAYGPGQPPSLVFATPPPPQMNSAPQPRQFAAGPRTLHQQGGYRALQSYYQNRPAMATSAPRVQTSSGPRPVGPTQVYPHGSQMMMISQQQLSFAGSPQGYFIPPGQYRAPYMPPTQQYPVTSGTAGFYPGTSPAEYPAYEPSLAARERRGGGGRGGGRENGRLSLHGAPLTSQRYPAGAYYPAQPQYSQSVQPAPVMINPAQQQQQAPPPQQPPAQSQGPPKRERKPIRIRDPNQGGRDITEEIMSGGRSTTTPTPPQASAADGSPAQTNGEVTQPATTVTRRDENTEPSASAETPPPLAIANTEPVVEAKQEMDNQMTPPAELAVQSVAPTAAAEVTSPLIKDLQSPPSLPAATAASTTTVPPEAENKVDTKVGDTVDAPVGPSASLAAQEAPVKMEEPQAAPSPAEKVPEKEEKKAEELQKLENKEQVASAKFEPAVEVPATVTPVEEAKEETATKTETKVATPPPSAQEPSAPQTQNATQSPAPKPEPTPAEAAEPLLSNGLPQDTEELSEDVAFSDTTRLDKPDASQSQESTPVAKTAMPAQEEEEEEKEKGEERKEKSEDAPPAPVSCPTEEPTMQAATSVPKKRKNMKEFNKKEAIGDLLDAFTEEQEAKPAPEPSSTQADPVPVAPPEPPAEVVDETWEEREDKQNAEPKVTSEPTEQKYQYKEEKWKPIDPEDKKRYDREFLLGFQFISASMHKPDGLPIISDVVLDKANKTPMRPADPARMINVGPDFTPSYLGNLGSRSVGGPRGPPPGPRRSQQGQRKEPRKIISSMSLGDDVQLNKAEKAWKPTVKKSTRTRAAEEVEDDDPEQAKTQELFKRLRSILNKLTPQKFQELMKQVTELTIDTEERLKGTIDLIFEKAISEPNFSVAYANMCRCLLGLKVPIPDKPGLFVNFRKLLLNRCQKEFEKDQDDDEIFEKKQKEIEAAKEGEECERLKVELQDFKDKARRRSMGNIKFIGELFKLKMLTEAIMHDCVVKLLKNHDEESLECLCRLFSTIGKDLDFEKAKPRMDQYFNQMDKIIKERKTSSRIRFMLQDVLDLRKSGWVPRRGDQGPKTIDQIHKEAEMEEHREQIKVQQQLLSKKEGGGGERGGGRMGGNMGGRGSHTPGGGRTSQPQDEGWNTVPISKNRPIDTTRLSKITKPGSLDFNNQLLAPGGKGMWGSWGKGSSGGTGAKPASGEPDSGRPATSTLNRFSALQQSGSLLSSTDSDRRAPPRSSSSRERGGDRDRGDRDRDRFDRFDRSEGREGRDDRSTRNQITKRSFSRESQERGGRAGDLRASTEPVRRVASMTDNRDRGSRDRGSRDRGSRDRGSRDRGSQDRAPSKDLPVKRESAPTPPPPLPKPALSEEELEKKSNAIIEEYLHINDLKEALQCVTELNSASLLYVFVRNGVESTLERSTIARAHMGLLLHQLVKADLLPTAQYYKGLEETLEAAEDTAIDIPHIWLYLAELITPMLHEGGIPMGQLFREISKPLVPLGQAGVLLVQILKLLCKEMTPKKVGAMWTEGGLNWSDFLPEDEDVNKFVTDQKVEFTTGEEMESKDVDEKKVLTGAELSKQLDRLLQDKANNQRIRDWVEANLDEQQTASNQFVRALMTSVCQSAIICDNPYRVDALQIGQRASLLQRYLSDEQKELQALYALQALMVHMEQPANLLRMFFDALYDEDVIKEDAFYKWETSKDPAEQTGKGVALKSVTAFFTWLREAEEESDKE
- the eif4g1a gene encoding eukaryotic translation initiation factor 4 gamma 1a isoform X5, yielding MNKPPQPITGPTSVPNPAPSPGLTQAAYGPGQPPSLVFATPPPPQMNSAPQPRQFAAGPRTLHQQGGYRALQSYYQNRPAMATSAPRVQTSSGPRPVGPTQVYPHGSQMMMISQQQLSFAGSPQGYFIPPGQYRAPYMPPTQQYPVTSGTAGFYPGTSPAEYPAYAGAYYPAQPQYSQSVQPAPVMINPAQQQQQAPPPQQPPAQSQGPPKRERKPVVCHNKRAARLLSEIRIRDPNQGGRDITEEIMSGGRSTTTPTPPQASAADGSPAQTNGEVTQPATTVTRRDENTEPSASAETPPPLAIANTEPVVEAKQEMDNQMTPPAELAVQSVAPTAAAEVTSPLIKDLQSPPSLPAATAASTTTVPPEAENKVDTKVGDTVDAPVGPSASLAAQEAPVKMEEPQAAPSPAEKVPEKEEKKAEELQKLENKEQVASAKFEPAVEVPATVTPVEEAKEETATKTETKVATPPPSAQEPSAPQTQNATQSPAPKPEPTPAEAAEPLLSNGLPQDTEELSEDVAFSDTTRLDKPDASQSQESTPVAKTAMPAQEEEEEEKEKGEERKEKSEDAPPAPVSCPTEEPTMQAATSVPKKRKNMKEFNKKEAIGDLLDAFTEEQEAKPAPEPSSTQADPVPVAPPEPPAEVVDETWEEREDKQNAEPKVTSEPTEQKYQYKEEKWKPIDPEDKKRYDREFLLGFQFISASMHKPDGLPIISDVVLDKANKTPMRPADPARMINVGPDFTPSYLGNLGSRSVGGPRGPPPGPRRSQQGQRKEPRKIISSMSLGDDVQLNKAEKAWKPTVKKSTRTRAAEEVEDDDPEQAKTQELFKRLRSILNKLTPQKFQELMKQVTELTIDTEERLKGTIDLIFEKAISEPNFSVAYANMCRCLLGLKVPIPDKPGLFVNFRKLLLNRCQKEFEKDQDDDEIFEKKQKEIEAAKEGEECERLKVELQDFKDKARRRSMGNIKFIGELFKLKMLTEAIMHDCVVKLLKNHDEESLECLCRLFSTIGKDLDFEKAKPRMDQYFNQMDKIIKERKTSSRIRFMLQDVLDLRKSGWVPRRGDQGPKTIDQIHKEAEMEEHREQIKVQQQLLSKKEGGGGERGGGRMGGNMGGRGSHTPGGGRTSQPQDEGWNTVPISKNRPIDTTRLSKITKPGSLDFNNQLLAPGGKGMWGSWGKGSSGGTGAKPASGEPDSGRPATSTLNRFSALQQSGSLLSSTDSDRRAPPRSSSSRERGGDRDRGDRDRDRFDRFDRSEGREGRDDRSTRNQITKRSFSRESQERGGRAGDLRASTEPVRRVASMTDNRDRGSRDRGSRDRGSRDRGSRDRGSQDRAPSKDLPVKRESAPTPPPPLPKPALSEEELEKKSNAIIEEYLHINDLKEALQCVTELNSASLLYVFVRNGVESTLERSTIARAHMGLLLHQLVKADLLPTAQYYKGLEETLEAAEDTAIDIPHIWLYLAELITPMLHEGGIPMGQLFREISKPLVPLGQAGVLLVQILKLLCKEMTPKKVGAMWTEGGLNWSDFLPEDEDVNKFVTDQKVEFTTGEEMESKDVDEKKVLTGAELSKQLDRLLQDKANNQRIRDWVEANLDEQQTASNQFVRALMTSVCQSAIICDNPYRVDALQIGQRASLLQRYLSDEQKELQALYALQALMVHMEQPANLLRMFFDALYDEDVIKEDAFYKWETSKDPAEQTGKGVALKSVTAFFTWLREAEEESDKE